A single genomic interval of Argopecten irradians isolate NY chromosome 8, Ai_NY, whole genome shotgun sequence harbors:
- the LOC138329287 gene encoding serine-rich adhesin for platelets-like, producing MSKRWIYMSKGKEGSSLKKLAAGSLTFVKAYSNGQANSAIDVLEQELETEIERDRQKVPDTTIARLRHKGGKILHGKHMLLLVVVLNVIDCALVLGELVLDLHHVKDILIHSQKTSSVFLQRMQANYPDNIAYTDTNDLQRIYEQILKARIDWDFLENANPSTGFPYIHNNATETKLNTSLGITNNDSLTSHTDPMHVRGKRSVVESSYCDFPFTVASLSPSVSFEEQMADALHKTSLFIVCVLIVETALKVFCFGKQFFEHKVEVFDAFIVVISFVVDLIFLEGLSAYSLEDFVYILAFILPWGVIRVVNSLVVVVRDHEHFRLKLLYTQKKKVDSDNKQLRQEKEKLSDQVDSLRRLCLGEGVEDFRIQQSMNRSASRPGKGIMGSFASLAMGAIGGGKSNGTSFWNLLNTPKLKRGKSEEWEGKLGVSKVDNNSMRFNERLWTVSGLADMKKPKKSQSLTQQGTTESEPGTPPTIRGRLKALKRLLRRQETVDSYSSTETIDKNSRFSLDRLSSSDNITPLHSVDVESVTDMETGDEAPGRLSLSPYDVINECMEDKLDENSILGDTTQNPTPKTNIIVTTCSTDECDSLTFSTEGCKDSLKGGTSGGRTLEVAVDIEYSDSEETPMLHQEPEVLSTIQKDHSPDHNPLLNLNRGTEVTQDINNAHIGHLPSMACGHHSHSNNCIPSKEQQKMCDIAHNSNKRKCVSRNRSMPSNPLGSESGLSSDMAMQNTPVKHLSDPDTVSSIENVKTILPQNILGSPNGTCNTKTTPLTNSWHLSNNLHLLDKTVSAVGEIHLPNTTSQNKPTDNYRRSLHPTSDGSVDYLSNNCPLDTSLSGGGNSESKHISSSVDISLNNNITGMSNTTDIDNTALPLSTGKSAFTSSTSTDQTPPQNGNRSTSKLLPSDKRPSPDNHRSASPNNNMFYLPDNEISPPCNNNTYRNMTPSPSNKTPSIKNTSPPSNKTSSPKHTPFNKTPSLRNTPSPSNKTPSPRNTPSPSNKTPLPRNTPSLSNKTPSPRNTPSPSNKTPSPGNTPSPSNKTPSPRNTPSPSNKTPSPRNTPSPNNRNSPLSVPTSRNTTPRSRSPSPGNITSSLKNMKISSNNRIPSPTNRTPSPKTITSPHDRVSPVDRISRQNNRPHSLNNNNSPTTPNNTTTARMSSPSHNSTSSRSPSLQRSPSPSGFVSIHTSNNDITSGFQPIQIPETHLDNPTIPLKPCAQDMPTYVGAKNSNSPEQILRSVNENVCPVQANTDDSSGHSQTSGHHQSNSSYDSDISSDNPSDLQRSSDSRTSSPDKVEHDPIIYFSNPKCPGQDMLRNCNISNNHPSGVANGPKQLELPRGIKTHVKDMFHKSLDHNPPLLDSKIAPNRRTSMH from the exons AAACTTGCGGCTGGATCGCTGACCTTTGTAAAGGCCTACTCCAATGGTCAAGCGAATTCGGCCATAGATGTTCTGGAGCAAGAGCTTGAAACAGAGATAGAAAGGGATCGTCAGAAGGTCCCTGATACAACTATAGCCAG attACGTCACAAGGGTGGAAAAATTCTACACGGGAAACATATGTTGTTGTTGGTAGTAGTACTGAACGTGATCGACTGTGCCCTCGTGCTGGGCGAGCTCGTGTTGGACCTCCACCACGTGAAAG ATATTCTGATCCATTCCCAGAAAACTTCCTCAGTTTTCCTTCAAAGAATGCAAGCGAACTATCCCGACAACATCGCATACACGGATACCAATGACCTTCAGAGGATATATGAACAGATACTGAAAGCAAGGATAGACTGGGATTTTTTGGAGAATGCTAACCCGTCCACGGGTTTCCCGTACATACATAATAATGCAACAGAAACTAAACTTAACACAAGTCTTGGAATTACCAACAATGACTCGTTGACATCACATACAGATCCAATGCACGTGCGTGGAAAAAGAAGTGTGGTTGAAAGTTCTTACTGTGATTTCCCCTTTACTGTCGCCAGTCTTTCGCCGTCTGTTAGTTTTGAGGAGCAGATGGCCGATGCCCTACATAAAACAAGTCTTtttattgtgtgtgtgttgatAGTGGAGACTGCACTTAAAGTGTTCTGCTTCGGGAAGCAATTCTTCGAACATAAAGTTGAA GTTTTCGACGCCTTTATTGTAGTAATATCGTTCGTGGTGGACCTGATATTCCTGGAGGGCTTGTCTGCCTATTCCTTAGAGGACTTCGTGTACATTTTGGCATTCATACTGCCATGGGGCGTCATACGGGTCGTTAACA GCTTAGTTGTTGTCGTTCGAGATCACGAACACTTCCGGTTGAAGCTGCTGTACACTCAAAAGAAGAAGGTTGACAGCGATAACAAGCAACTTCGACAGGAAAAGGAGAAACTGAGC GACCAGGTTGATTCACTGCGCAGACTCTGTTTAGGCGAAGGCGTCGAAGACTTCCGGATACAGCAAAGCATGA ATCGTTCAGCTTCCCGTCCAGGAAAGGGCATTATGGGATCATTTGCTAGTTTGGCGATGGGCGCTATAGGAGGAGGGAAATCTAACGGCACAAGTTTCTGGAACCTTCTTAACACGCCAAAGTTAAAAAGAGGCAAATCGGAGGAGTGGGAAGGGAAACTAGGTGTATCAAAAGTAGATAATAATTCGATGCGATTTAACGAAAGGTTGTGGACTGTGTCGGGACTGGCAGATATGAAAAAGCCGAAGAAATCTCAGTCACTGACACAACAGGGTACGACGGAAAGTGAGCCCGGGACGCCACCTACAATCCGAGGTCGGCTAAAGGCGCTCAAGCGTCTTCTTAGGCGCCAAGAAACTGTCGACTCCTACTCGTCCACAGAAACAATCGACAAGAACTCACGCTTTTCACTTGATAGACTCTCGTCGTCCGACAACATTACCCCGTTACATAGTGTGGACGTGGAAAGTGTCACAGATATGGAGACAGGAGATGAAGCTCCTGGACGTTTGTCTTTGTCCCCATACGATGTGATCAATGAATGTATGGAGGATAAGTTAGATGAAAACTCTATACTCGGAGATACGACCCAAAATCCAACACCAAAAACGAACATCATTGTAACGACATGTAGCACGGACGAATGTGATAGTCTAACTTTCTCCACAGAAGGTTGTAAAGACTCGCTTAAAGGTGGAACATCCGGAGGAAGGACATTGGAAGTAGCTGTAGATATAGAATACAGTGACAGTGAGGAAACGCCAATGCTACACCAGGAACCGGAAGTACTATCTACCATTCAAAAAGACCATTCGCCGGATCATAATCCATTATTGAATCTAAATCGAGGAACGGAAGTAACACAGGACATCAACAATGCGCATATTGGCCATTTACCAAGCATGGCCTGTGGACATCATAGTCATTCTAATAACTGTATACCGAGCAAAGAACAACAGAAAATGTGTGATATAGCACACAATAGTAATAAGAGAAAGTGTGTATCAAGAAATCGATCCATGCCATCAAATCCACTCGGTAGTGAGTCGGGGTTATCTTCAGATATGGCTATGCAAAACACTCcagtaaaacatttatctgacCCGGACACTGTAAGTTCAATCGAGAATGTAAAAACCATACTGCCACAAAACATTCTGGGTTCACCAAATGGTACGTgcaacacaaaaacaacaccTTTGACAAATTCCTGGCATCTTTCGAACAATTTACATCTGCTTGACAAAACCGTGTCCGCTGTTGGTGAGATTCACCTGCCGAATACGACTTCACAAAACAAACCAACAGATAACTATAGAAGATCATTACACCCTACATCTGACGGCTCTGTAGATTATCTATCAAACAATTGTCCTCTCGATACATCTTTATCGGGTGGTGGAAACTCAGAAAGCAAACACATTTCGTCGTCAGTAGATATTTCATTGAACAATAACATTACTGGGATGTCCAACACAACAGATATAGATAACACAGCATTACCATTGTCTACAGGCAAGAGTGCATTTACGTCTTCAACAAGTACAGACCAAACACCTCCACAAAATGGAAACAGGTCAACTTCGAAGTTACTTCCTAGCGACAAAAGGCCCTCACCAGATAACCACAGATCTGCTTctccaaacaacaacatgttttatttacctGACAATGAAATATCACCACCATGCAACAATAACACATATAGAAACATGACACCATCACCAAGCAACAAAACACCATCAATTAAAAACACATCGCCACCAAGCAACAAAACATCATCGCCTAAACACACACCGTTCAACAAAACACCATCACTTAGAAACACACCATCACCAAGCAACAAAACACCATCACCTAGAAACACGCCATCACCAAGCAACAAAACACCATTACCTAGAAACACACCATCATTAAGCAACAAAACACCATCACCTAGAAACACACCATCACCAAGCAACAAAACACCATCACCTGGAAACACACCATCACCAAGCAACAAAACACCATCACCTAGAAACACACCATCACCAAGCAACAAAACCCCATCACCTAGAAACACACCGTCACCAAACAACAGAAACTCACCACTAAGCGTGCCAACGTCCAGAAACACGACACCGAGAAGCAGATCCCCGTCGCCAGGCAACATCACATCATCacttaaaaacatgaaaatatcgTCAAACAACAGAATACCATCACCAACCAACAGAACACCATCACCTAAAACCATAACATCGCCCCATGACAGAGTATCCCCAGTTGACAGAATATCAAGACAAAACAACAGACCACATTCTCTAAATAACAACAACAGTCCAACAACACCGAATAACACAACAACAGCTAGAATGTCATCACCGTCACATAATTCAACTTCCTCTCGCAGTCCTTCATTGCAACGTTCCCCAAGTCCGTCTGGTTTTGTAAGTATACATACATCGAATAATGACATCACATCCGGATTCCAACCAATACAGATACCAGAAACACATTTAGACAATCCCACTATACCCCTGAAACCTTGTGCACAAGACATGCCTACATATGTAGGTGCGAAGAACAGTAACAGTCCGGAGCAAATTCTGCGCAGTGTAAACGAAAATGTCTGTCCTGTACAGGCTAACACTGACGACAGTTCTGGTCATTCTCAGACCTCCGGTCACCATCAGAGTAACAGCTCGTATGACTCTGACATTTCTAGTGACAATCCTAGTGACCTACAGAGGTCGAGTGACAGCCGCACTTCTAGTCCTGATAAAGTTGAGCATGATCCAATAATTTACTTTTCAAATCCAAAATGCCCTGGCCAAGATATGCTGAGAAATTGTAATATAAGTAACAATCACCCTTCGGGCGTGGCGAATGGTCCTAAACAACTAGAGCTACCGCGCGGCATTAAAACACACGTCAAAGATATGTTTCACAAAAGTTTGGACCATAATCCACCGTTACTTGACTCCAAGATAGCCCCGAACAGGCGCACGTCTATGCATTGA